A stretch of DNA from Rhodothermales bacterium:
GCCGAAAAAGGGGTTGACGATAAACATGTGGGCGGTAGCCTCGTTGCCGGCGGTCATCGGGATGCGTTCGGCGCCCTGCTGCAGCCGGGCAAGGGCGTTGGCGAGCGCGCGCGGATTGCCGGCAATCTCCGCCCCGTCGCGGTCGGCCACGAACTCGCGTGACCGCGAGATGGCCATCTGGATGACCATCGCGGCAATGGGCGCGAAGATGAGCATCAACAGGCTCACCAGCGCATTTCGGTCGCGATCTCCTCCCCCGAAAAACATCGCGAAGCGGGCCAGCATCGTAATCGCCGAAGCAATCGTCGCCGCGATAGTGGACGTCAGGATGTCCCGGTTCTTGATGTGGGCCAGTTCGTGCCCGATCACCCCTTCCAGTTCGCTCGGACTGAGCAATCGCACGATGCCATTGGTGACGGCCACGGCCGAGTGATCCGGGTTGCGGCCGGTGGCGAAGGCATTGGGCTGGTCGGAAGGGATCACGTACACCTTCGGCATGGGCAGGCCGGCACGCTGACGCAGGCGATCGACCATGGCATGGAGTTCGGGCGCCTCTTGCGGCGTCACTTCCGAGGCCCGGTACATCTTCAACACGATCTTATCGCTGAACCAGTAGCTGCCGGCGTTCATCGCGATGGCCACGACAAACGCGATCGTCATACCCGACGATCCGCCGATGCTCTGCCCGATCAGGGTAAAGAGGACGATCAGGAACGCCATGAGGGCGGCGGTGCGAACGGAATTCATCATAGTCGCGAGAACAAGGGTGGTGGATGGGTTGCCGAGTCCTGGTACGACGAAACGGGCTTCGGGTTTAGCCCAACAGGTGGGTCACGATCATGATATCATACAACGCATGGGTCCAGGCCGCGACACCGAAGCCTCGGGTCAGGTACAATACGTTCAGGGCGAGTCCGAATAGAAAGCGGAAAGCGAACGAGGCTAGGGTGAAGGTGTCGCCGAGGGGGCCAATGTAATGCACCAGGCTGAAGAGGAACGCGCCGCTCACCGCGGCGATGAGGTAGGCCAGGGTCTTGAATCCGAAGAGGGCGTGGAGGAAGAGGTAGACACCGCCGACCACGATCACGCGAAACACCAGTTCCTCGTAGATGCCGGCGCCGATCGACAGGGCGATCTGGGTCCACAGATCCCCCATCTCCACCTGTGCGATGATGCCCGTCTGGATGGCCGTGGGATCAAACAGCCGCCACACGATCTCGGAGACGAGCATGGCGACGAGCACCGCGTAGAGCATACTCTCGATCATCATCCCGATGAAATAACTCAGACGAATCGGGATATCTTTCTTGCGCTCATAGATCACGATACCGAAACCGATCACGATCACGATGCCGGCCAGGACATGCATGCTCTGAGCGCCCATCGAGGCCAGGATTTCCTTGAGCCAGACTTCCGAGCTGACGCGGATTTCGCCGGCGCGTCCTCCATTGGCGACAATGATCAGTGCTTCGTAAAGCAGGATAAGCGGCAGGGCGCTCAAAAAACCGTACGTTGCCGTCCGCGTCAGCCCCATGTACGTAGACGGGGGCTGTTGGTCGGCTGAAAGGGTGAGATTGACTGTCGGCGATGCCATAGCGGCCGTTACGTAACCATACCGTCAGAGAT
This window harbors:
- the htpX gene encoding zinc metalloprotease HtpX, which produces MNSVRTAALMAFLIVLFTLIGQSIGGSSGMTIAFVVAIAMNAGSYWFSDKIVLKMYRASEVTPQEAPELHAMVDRLRQRAGLPMPKVYVIPSDQPNAFATGRNPDHSAVAVTNGIVRLLSPSELEGVIGHELAHIKNRDILTSTIAATIASAITMLARFAMFFGGGDRDRNALVSLLMLIFAPIAAMVIQMAISRSREFVADRDGAEIAGNPRALANALARLQQGAERIPMTAGNEATAHMFIVNPFFGGIGKLFSTHPPMEERIERLLELERTGF
- a CDS encoding CPBP family intramembrane glutamic endopeptidase codes for the protein MASPTVNLTLSADQQPPSTYMGLTRTATYGFLSALPLILLYEALIIVANGGRAGEIRVSSEVWLKEILASMGAQSMHVLAGIVIVIGFGIVIYERKKDIPIRLSYFIGMMIESMLYAVLVAMLVSEIVWRLFDPTAIQTGIIAQVEMGDLWTQIALSIGAGIYEELVFRVIVVGGVYLFLHALFGFKTLAYLIAAVSGAFLFSLVHYIGPLGDTFTLASFAFRFLFGLALNVLYLTRGFGVAAWTHALYDIMIVTHLLG